A genome region from Nitrospira sp. includes the following:
- the lspA gene encoding signal peptidase II, with the protein MSPSVRYLLLGVLSLAIVVLDQVTKVYVMETMRLHESIPVVANFFSITYIRNPGAAFGFLSSSSSSFRFVFFGVTSIFAVGLLGTILVRMPKDDWMGRLSVAAILGGAIGNLLDRLRYGEVIDFLDFYFNAYHFPAFNVADSAITVGVAFLILHFALEKEPEATPVVPDNPPS; encoded by the coding sequence TTGAGCCCATCTGTCCGCTATCTTCTGCTCGGTGTGCTGAGTCTGGCGATTGTCGTACTGGATCAGGTCACGAAGGTCTATGTCATGGAGACCATGCGGCTCCATGAATCTATTCCGGTCGTGGCCAACTTCTTCAGCATCACCTACATCCGGAATCCCGGCGCGGCTTTCGGGTTTCTGTCCTCCAGCAGCAGCTCGTTCCGGTTCGTGTTTTTCGGCGTGACCTCGATCTTTGCCGTGGGGTTATTGGGTACGATTCTGGTTCGCATGCCGAAGGATGATTGGATGGGACGGCTGAGCGTGGCGGCGATTCTCGGCGGGGCGATCGGGAACTTACTGGATCGTTTGCGGTACGGGGAAGTGATCGACTTTCTGGACTTTTATTTCAATGCCTACCATTTTCCCGCGTTTAACGTCGCGGACTCGGCGATTACCGTCGGGGTGGCGTTTCTCATTCTGCACTTTGCGTTGGAGAAGGAGCCGGAGGCGACTCCGGTGGTTCCCGACAATCCTCCCTCCTGA